The following are from one region of the Fusarium keratoplasticum isolate Fu6.1 chromosome 4, whole genome shotgun sequence genome:
- a CDS encoding Cytochrome c oxidase assembly protein COX20, mitochondrial yields the protein MASNQDDGQPKPGEKTLHVWSKPIEQNEATASGENGATSTNSRPTISEAVSMIKKDDFANVANTPCARQGFITGIASGAGIGGLRFVLRGNATSAANWAVGVFVLGSMASYEWCQYLRREERRQMKRHIEVVSENRREQAKKISEARQEHARLEAEKKAAEKAWYKFW from the exons ATGGCTTCAAACCAGGACGATGGGCAGCCCAAGCCCGGCGAAAAGACACTGCATGTCTGGTCGAAACCCATAGAGCAGAACGAGGCTACGGCCAGCGGCGAGAACGGAGCGACATCCACCAATTCGAGGCCGACAATTTCGGAGGCTGTGTCCATGATTAAGAAGGACGACTTTGCAAACGTTGCCAATACGCCGTGCGCTCGACAAGGATTCATCACAGGAATTGCTTCTGGTGCTGGTATTGGAGGCTTGCGATTTGTCCTCCGAG GAAACGCCACGAGTGCCGCAAACTGGGCCGTTGGAGTCTTTGTCCTCGGCAGCATGGCTTCATACGAATGGTGCCAGTACCTCCGCCGCGAGGAGCGACGACAAATGAAGCGACATATCGAAGTGGTATCGGAGAACCGGAGGGAACAAGCAAAGAAGATTTCGGAGGCGAGACAAGAGCACGCGAGGTTggaggcggagaagaaggccgcaGAGAAGGCCTGGTACAAGTTCTGGTGA
- a CDS encoding DNA polymerase epsilon catalytic subunit — protein sequence MPNTSLRRPQKGFRRGGKVAYHGARTRTFAASSRNEATSADEKWERTRLAHTIDENMGFGRYESGKKKEGWLVNIQPTSIEDERIPGGRAAVDCYFIEEDGSTFKATVEYDPYFLIAVRKGHESEVEEWAKRVPGDGVVKSIRRVEKDDLNMPNHLVGYRRTFLELRFANVTDLLAARKDIMPIAEKNKKNMNAMDAYAEVAAAANGDFDLFDDSRDDDRQMNNAFADASDFIVDIREYDVPYHVRVMIDMDVRVGTWYFVEAKHGVTKISPNDQRSLPADPVVMAYDIETSKAPLKFPDAAVDQIIMISYMIDGQGFLITNRTILSEDIGDFDYTPKPEYPGPFMIFNEPDEKAVIERFFLHIKEARPTVIATYNGDFFDWPFVEARASVNGIDMYHEIGWKKDSEDQYKCNYSVHMDCFHWVNRDSYLPQGSRGLKAVTVAKLGYDPDELDPELMTPYATERPQTLAEYSVSDAVATYYLYMKYVHPFIFSLCTILPLGGDDVLRKGTGTLCEMLLMVQAYQREIVLPNKYITPKEAFWDGHLLDSETYVGGHVESIEAGVFRADIPVDFAVEPSAIDELLNDLDAALRFVIEVEENKSFDDVENYDEVKAQIVERLNKLKETPNRNERPLIYHLDVASMYPNIMTTNRLQPDSMIKESDCAACDFNRPGKTCDRRMPWAWRGEYIPAKRDEYNMIRHALENERFPGKHPNAPQRTFQELSADEQAGLVRKRLQLYSQKVYHKIHDSTTIVREAIICQRENPFYINTVRDFRDRRYDYKGKAKVWKGKTSSLQSSGAPSSEVEAAKKMIVLYDSLQLAHKVILNSFYGYVMRKGSRWYSLEMAGVTCLTGAHIIQMARSLVERLGRPLELDTDGIWCMLPATFPENFSFKMKGGKKLNISYPCVMLNHLVHAKFTNHQYQTLVDKKTLKYETHSDNSIFFEVDGPYKAMVLPTSKEEDKNLKKRYAVFNDDGSLAELKGFEVKRRGELKLIKIFQQQIFKFFLEGTTLAECYAAVAKVANRWLDVLHSKGTTLADEELMELISENRSMSKTLEEYGSQKSTSITTAKRLADFLGEGMVKDKGLNCKFIICARPKNAPVTERAVPVAIFSAEESVKRTYLKKWLKEEPADTDPRALLDWDYYLERLGSVIQKLITIPAALQKVRNPVPRVPHPDWLQRRINIKDDKMKQKKLTDLFKKSPLEDITNINGTQMNDLEDFGNKLLKPKSVSSAVAASQAATTVQKRKDPEPAENTDPMAALPKVMPSPSENYEAFLMYQKKKWKLQKQARIRRRQLFGDRRGHAGNNIQQTFMKQAHVTYMNNWQVLHLKATDTPGIVTAHVLIDAKIHTLKINVPRQVFLNLKSKDLPDVEVDGCEVEQVNYTLPNGHPSSHLFKLTVPEDIYFNESEKFSLLFNHPSVEGVYEKQVPLNIRAVLRLGNQCTIDETQDAVLGKGLEQGFDLAGLKRPAKPRTYLDTSPLAYIYISHITAGERQIFGIFSTTNDQAHVVILQKNKDSGQDLPNITRMYSEMLARRNEEAAGTNWQDCFRYQEKLQFKITQVTTRRKAHLELGDIVKKMRKDEHRPQMMVIQSSQRKLLIHDVPILGDFPVLPLKYDAADSSLPPLGWQSVIAKRLVGHYLGLGSWILHLTALARYGDVPLCNLERDDPRFLIDVAYARRLQANGVVLWWSPGSRPDHAGYEKDDLLGPLDTVKMPSVNNPGTFSSVCIDIDVRNLAINTILTSSLINELEGADSVSFNPSADDSETLTSESAFANAGVLVLREMVKAWWAEACRGSTMADVLVQHLVRWVENPDSFMYDRALHYYVQMMSRKAFQQLMADFRRVGSQVVFANANRLILQTTKAEVGNAYAYSQYIIKSIKSKPLFHFIDLEIKEYWDYLVWYDEFNYGGKACQEVIEAEEQNLETVMNWQMATFLPVRLQPTFQDWVIEFIQLMHQLKRPQNGDPDATPRLTQLPSKGLENHEGQIILGKAFEKPLKKDIVGLINKQKRELLHPELAEDYSFPSLPGSHLTPRNPILELVKSLMQVLSLDKNITLEARLLRKELLALFEVREFSKDGTFTNPSESLRLLQISCDSCTMARDLDLCRDEDLFGEGTAWRCGFCGSEFDRVAIEERLLGMVESWVVEWSTQDLKCVRCGALRLNDFMEHCTCSGEWKEIVSRQDVSKKLGVMRRVAKFYGLRMLSDVVEELYQGL from the exons ATGCCCAACACAAGCCTTCGTCGCCCTCAAAAGGGCTTTCGTCGGGGAGGAAAGGTTGCCTACCATGGCGCTCGCACGCGGACATTCgcggcctcgtcgagaaaCGAGGCCACCTCGGCCGACGAGAAGTGGGAGCGTACTCGGTTAGCGCACACCATTGACGAGAACATGGGCTTTGGACGTTACGAGAGCGGCAAGAAAAAGGAAGGCTGGCTGGTCAATATTCAACCAACGTCGATCGAGGACGAGCGGATACCTGGCGGCCGAGCAGCAGTTGACTGCTACTTCATCGAGGAAGATGGCTCGACTTTCAAGGCGACGGTGGAATACGATCCTTACTTCCTAATCGCTGTGAGGAAGGGCCACGAGTCCGAGGTGGAAGAATGGGCCAAGAGAGTTCCTGGAGACGGCGTTGTCAAGTCGATTCGACGAGTTGAAAAGGATGATCTCAACATGCCGAATCACTTGGTTGGCTACCGAAGGACTTTTCTCGAGCTCAGGTTTGCCAATGTCACCGACCTCTTGGCCGCGAGGAAGGATATCATGCCCATTGcggagaagaacaagaagaacatgaATGCTATGGATGCCTACGCCGAGGTTGCAGC TGCTGCGAACGGCGATTTCGACCTTTTTGATGATTCACGAGATGACGACCGACAAATGAACAACGCATTTGCAGATGCCAGTGACTTTATTGTTGATATACGAGAATACGATGTTCCATACCATGTACGAGTAATGATAGATATGG ACGTACGAGTAGGAACTTGGTACTTCGTGGAAGCGAAGCACGGGGTAACCAAGATTTCTCCCAACGATCAGAGATCACTTCCAGCGGACCCTGTGGTTATGGCCTATGATATTGAAACGTCAAAAGCTCCTCTCAAATTCCCCGACGCCGCCGTCGATCAGATCATCATGATCTCGTACATGATTGATGGTCAAGGGTTTCTAATCACCAACCGAACAATCCTCTCCGAAGACATTGGCGACTTTGACTACACTCCCAAGCCAGAGTACCCGGGTCCTTTCATGATCTTCAACGAACCTGACGAGAAGGCCGTCATCGAGAGATTCTTCCTCCATATTAAGGAGGCACGCCCGACTGTCATTGCAACATACAACGGTGACTTTTTCGATTGGCCTTTCGTAGAAGCCAGAGCTAGCGTCAACGGCATCGACATGTACCACGAAATTGGTTGGAAGAAGGACAGCGAGGATCAGTACAAGTGTAACTACAGTGTACACATGGACTGCTTTCACTGGGTCAACCGAGACTCGTATCTCCCCCAGGGTTCCCGTGGTCTCAAGGCCGTCACAGTCGCAAAGCTTGGATACGACCCTGACGAGCTTGACCCCGAGCTGATGACGCCGTATGCCACCGAGCGGCCTCAGACTCTAGCCGAATACTCCGTCTCAGATGCCGTGGCAACATACTATCTTTACATGAAATACGTGCAccccttcatcttctctctctgTACCATCTTGCCGCTGGGCGGTGACGATGTGTTGAGAAAGGGAACTGGTACTCTCTGCGAGATGCTGCTGATGGTGCAAGCTTATCAAAGAGAGATTGTGCTTCCAAACAAGTATATCACACCGAAAGAGGCCTTCTGGGATGGACATCTCCTTGACTCAGAGACCTACGTCGGTGGTCACGTCGAGAGTATCGAAGCTGGTGTATTCCGAGCTGATATCCCTGTTGACTTTGCCGTCGAACCCAGTGCCAttgacgagcttctcaacgATCTCGACGCCGCTCTGAGATTTGTCATCGAGGTCGAAGAGAACAAGTCATTTGATGATGTTGAAAACTAcgatgaggtcaaggcccagaTCGTCGAAAGActgaacaagctcaaggagacACCAAACCGCAACGAAAGGCCACTGATCTACCATCTTGACGTTGCTTCCATGTACCCCAACATCATGACGACCAATCGATTGCAGCCCGACTCAATGATTAAGGAATCCGACTGCGCTGCATGTGACTTCAACCGACCAGGAAAGACTTGCGACAGGAGAATGCCCTGGGCCTGGAGAGGCGAGTACATCCCGGCAAAGCGAGACGAGTACAACATGATCCGACATGCACTCGAAAATGAAAGATTCCCTGGAAAGCATCCCAATGCTCCACAACGGACGTTCCAGGAGCTGAGTGCGGATGAGCAAGCAGGTCTTGTACGAAAACGTCTCCAGCTCTATTCTCAAAAGGTCTACCACAAGATCCACGACTCAACCACCATTGTGCGAGAGGCAATCATCTGCCAGCGAGAGAACCCATTCTATATCAACACTGTACGAGACTTCCGTGATCGTCGATACGATtacaagggcaaggccaaggtctGGAAGGGCAAGACATCATCTCTTCAATCATCCGGCGCGCCTTCAAGTGAGGTTGAAGCTGCAAAGAAGATGATTGTTCTGTACGATTCACTACAGCTTGCCCACAAGGTCATTCTGAACTCGTTCTACGGATACGTCATGAGAAAGGGTTCACGTTGGTACTCCCTCGAGATGGCTGGCGTTACTTGCTTGACTGGTGCCCACATCATCCAGATGGCCCGATCCCTGGTTGAGCGACTTGGACGACCGCTTGAGCTGGACACTGATGGTATCTGGTGTATGCTGCCCGCGACATTCCCAGAGAACTTTTCGTTCAAGATGAAGGGTGgaaagaagctcaacatctcATATCCTTGCGTCATGCTTAACCATCTCGTCCACGCCAAATTCACCAACCACCAGTACCAGACTCTGGTTGACAAGAAGACGCTCAAGTACGAGACACACAGCGACAACTCCATCTTTTTCGAAGTCGACGGTCCCTACAAGGCCATGGTTCTACCCACGTCAAAGGAAGAGGACAAgaacttgaagaagagatatGCCGTCTTCAACGATGACGGCAGTCTTGCTGAGCTGAAGGGTTTCGAGGTGAAGCGTCGTGGTGAGCTGAAGCTTATCAAGATCTTCCAGCAACAAATCTTCAAGTTCTTCCTGGAGGGAACCACTCTGGCTGAATGCTACGCTGCGGTCGCCAAGGTTGCCAACCGCTGGCTTGATGTCCTCCATAGCAAGGGTACTACTCTAGCGGATGAGGAGCTGATGGAACTCATTTCCGAGAATCGAAGCATGTCCAAGACACTCGAGGAGTACGGATCACAAAAGTCGACCAGTATCACTACGGCGAAACGTTTGGCAGACTTCCTGGGCGAGGGTATGGTCAAAGACAAGGGATTGAACTGCAAGTTCATTATCTGTGCTCGACCCAAGAATGCCCCCGTTACTGAACGAGCCGTTCCCGTGGCAATCTTCTCTGCGGAAGAGTCAGTCAAGCGAACGTATCTCAAGAAGTGGTTGAAGGAGGAGCCTGCCGACACCGACCCTCGAGCACTGCTTGACTGGGACTATTACCTTGAGCGATTGGGCTCCGTCATCCAAAAGCTCATCACCATTCCCGCTGCTCTCCAGAAAGTTCGGAACCCAGTTCCCCGAGTACCGCATCCGGATTGGCTTCAGAGGAGGATCAACATCAAAGATGACAAAatgaagcagaagaagctcacaGACCTGTTCAAGAAGAGCCCCTTGGAAGACATCACGAACATCAACGGCACTCAGATGAACGATCTCGAGGATTTCGGGAACAAGCTCTTGAAGCCCAAGTCAGTCAGCTCAGCTGTGGCAGCCTCTCAAGCCGCAACAACGGTGCAGAAGCGCAAAGACCCAGAGCCTGCAGAGAACACTGATCCAATGGCTGCACTTCCCAAGGTCATGCCAAGTCCTTCTGAGAATTACGAGGCGTTCTTGATGTatcagaagaagaagtggaaGTTGCAGAAGCAAGCTCGCATTCGCAGACGACAACTCTTCGGTGACCGACGAGGACACGCCGGCAACAACATCCAGCAAACGTTCATGAAGCAAGCCCATGTCACATACATGAACAACTGGCAGGTCCTGCATCTCAAGGCTACCGACACGCCTGGCATTGTCACGGCACATGTCCTGATCGATGCCAAGATCCACACGCTCAAGATCAACGTCCCCCGTCAAGTttttctcaacctcaagagcAAGGATCTGCCTGATGTTGAGGTGGATGGCTGCGAAGTTGAGCAGGTCAACTACACTCTCCCTAACGGTCACCCATCCAGCCATCTTTTCAAATTAACGGTGCCAGAAGATATCTATTTCAACGAGAGTGAGAAGTTCTCTCTGCTTTTCAACCACCCCAGTGTTGAGGGAGTCTACGAGAAACAGGTCCCCCTGAACATTCGGGCTGTCTTGCGCCTTGGCAACCAGTGCACCATCGACGAGACACAGGACGCTGTACTTGGCAAGGGACTTGAGCAGGGCTTCGATCTTGCAGGTTTGAAGCGACCAGCCAAGCCTCGGACATATCTCGACACGTCTCCCCTGGCTTACATCTACATCTCTCACATCACTGCGGGCGAGCGCCAGatctttggcatcttctcaacaacaaACGATCAAGCCCACGTCGTGATCCTGCAGAAAAACAAGGACTCTGGTCAAGATCTCCCCAACATCACCAGGATGTACTCTGAGATGCTTGCCCGACGAAACGAGGAGGCGGCCGGCACCAACTGGCAAGACTGCTTCAGATACCAAGAAAAGCTGCAGTTCAAGATCACGCAAGTAACGACACGACGCAAGGCGCATCTGGAGCTGGgcgacattgtcaagaagaTGCGCAAGGACGAGCATCGACCACAGATGATGGTGATTCAGTCTTCTCAGCGCAAGCTGCTGATCCACGATGTCCCAATCCTTGGAGACTTCCCTGTTCTTCCGCTGAAGTATGATGCGGCGGATAGCTCGTTACCACCCCTGGGTTGGCAGTCTGTGATCGCTAAGCGACTCGTAGGCCATtaccttggccttgggtcGTGGATCTTGCACCTCACTGCTCTCGCTCGGTATGGCGATGTCCCCCTATGTAACTTGGAACGCGATGATCCTCGGTTCTTGATCGACGTTGCCTATGCTCGGCGACTGCAAGCCAACGGGGTCGTTCTTTGGTGGTCTCCTGGTTCACGACCTGATCACGCTGGCTACGAAAAGGACGACCTCCTTGGACCTCTAGACACTGTCAAGATGCCAAGTGTGAACAATCCTGGAACCTTTTCATCAGTTTGCATCGACATTGATGTCCGCAACcttgccatcaacaccatcttgACATCGTCTCTGATCAACGAATTGGAGGGTGCCGACTCGGTCTCGTTCAACCCTTCCGCAGACGACTCTGAGACACTTACTTCAGAGAGCGCATTCGCCAATGCGGGCGTGCTCGTCCTCCGCGAGATGGTCAAGGCGTGGTGGGCTGAAGCTTGCCGTGGCAGCACCATGGCTGATGTCTTGGTGCAACATTTGGTTCGCTGGGTCGAGAACCCTGACTCGTTCATGTATGATCGGGCTCTGCACTACTACGTCCAGATGATGTCTCGCAAGGCCTTCCAACAACTGATGGCCGACTTCCGCCGCGTCGGTTCTCAGGTGGTgtttgccaacgccaaccgGCTCATCCTCCAGACTACAAAGGCCGAGGTGGGCAACGCATACGCCTACAGTCAGTATATCATCAAGTCGATCAAGAGCAAGCCGCTTTTCCACTTTATCGATCTGGAGATCAAGGAGTACTGGGATTACCTTGTGTGGTATGATGAGTTTAACTACGGAGGCAAGGCGTGTCAGGAGGTgatcgaggctgaggagcagaACCTCGAAACGGTCATGAACTGGCAGATGGCGACTTTCCTCCCTGTGCGTCTGCAGCCGACGTTCCAGGACTGGGTGATTGAGTTTATCCAGCTCATGCACCAACTCAAGCGGCCTCAGAATGGAGATCCAGACGCGACACCGCGGTTAACGCAGCTGCCAAGCAAGGGTTTGGAGAATCATGAAGGACAGATCATTCTGGGCAAGGCATTCGAGAAGCCTCTGAAGAAGGATATCGTTggcctcatcaacaagcaGAAACGCGAACTACTCCATCCAGAGCTCGCCGAAGACTACTCGTTCCCTAGCCTGCCTGGCTCGCACCTCACTCCACGCAACCCcatcctcgagcttgtcAAGTCCCTGATGCAAGTTCTCTCGCTTGACAAGAACATCACGCTCGAGGCGCGTCTGCTTCGCAAGGAGCTCCTGGCGCTATTTGAGGTTCGAGAGTTTTCCAAGGATGGCACGTTTACCAACCCGTCTGAGAGCCTGCGTCTCCTGCAGATTTCGTGTGACAGCTGTACTATGGCACGAGACCTTGATTTGTGTCGAGATGAGGATCTCTTTGGTGAAGGCACGGCATGGCGATGCGGCTTTTGTGGAAGTGAATTTGACCGTGTGGCCATTGAAGAGCGACTACTCGGTATGGTGGAGAGCTGGGTTGTCGAGTGGTCAACCCAGGATTTGAAGTGTGTCCGTTGCGGAGCACTGAGGCTCAACGACTTTATGGAGCACTGCACATGCAGTGGAGAGTGGAAGGAGATTGTGTCGAGGCAAGATGTGAGCAAGAAGTTGGGTGTCATGAGAAGGGTGGCCAAGTTCTACGGGCTCAGGATGCTCAGCGATGTTGTGGAGGAACTGTATCAGGGTTTGTAA
- a CDS encoding HET domain-containing protein: MAPRLYSRLPEGRFRLIKLLPGKWDDALQAELFEADQTFEYTALSYTWGSRRALRKVTLNGLSRGITVNLDLALRTLRSTRSPVTVWADALCIDQEDVEDKSTQVDLMNDIFGWASQVRAYVGDPLLREHASFETRLEELGPLEAFEYSDDEDEAWEEIHFALSEFETSKSAEISAHQRCRCIFGLLKALSSPALTAKLQDMDLFSKRLTPKMELKQRSLFEWLRMFVVAPWWDRMWITQEVGVARELVLSYGKVTMSFNMLTSVVGAKPPNLAAENARVVGLLVTKLKAISELRRLQRYESIAEMRDLDYFQRSLGSPLLWLLRTFRHRHSSEPRDKIYALARLLTKLDMGSNYKLRTDYSTSVATLFCRVAVLIMQETGLFWITSADLVAKSRDNLPSWVPNWTDGFTTPDTENTAWKIRLCHNVSNISFSVEAPLPPAVPMEPSKYYSSLATDAESYSWKRHQGGEQKFNEPFTPAVEAGQNAFMHSKHFFLDKDNSEPRRIWYEHHEPEVRDFTKVENCLKVPSQFCSTVRHVSEPIAPDLSNLQAIVKGLRVAHYKIFPDDWKNVELSRLEQIGRVLCFGAVIDQQSGHARRLERYDDPDLAILVQLLTRADEDLQDSEGWEVWYRQKMLLELRNPCSVCQSATHPCSECTRQSEANPIPSPKEARKDSNIRQLRRTAKQTASGNCIIMTRDGTFALGPPQSQVGDRISILSGGLCPYVLRRDTNPQHLGYLAFQLIGDCFLDKTPTWDTERLETVALV; the protein is encoded by the coding sequence ATGGCCCCGAGGCTGTACTCTAGGCTTCCTGAAGGACGTTTTCGTCTGATCAAGCTTCTTCCTGGCAAGTGGGACGATGCACTCCAGGCGGAGCTCTTTGAAGCGGATCAGACTTTTGAGTACACGGCCTTGTCCTACACTTGGGGAAGCAGGAGAGCTCTCAGAAAAGTGACGCTCAACGGCCTCTCGAGGGGCATCACCGTTAACCTCGACCTCGCTTTACGGACTCTCCGCTCGACTCGCAGCCCCGTGACGGTATGGGCTGATGCGTTGTGTATAGACCAggaggatgtggaggatAAGAGTACTCAGGTCGATCTCATGAATGACATCTTTGGCTGGGCTTCTCAGGTGCGCGCCTACGTTGGTGATCCCCTGTTGAGGGAACATGCCAGCTTCGAGACAAGGCTTGAAGAGCTGGGTCCTCTAGAGGCATTCGAGTACTcggatgacgaagacgaagccTGGGAGGAGATTCATTTTGCTCTTTCAGAGTTCGAGACGAGCAAATCTGCAGAGATATCGGCTCACCAGCGGTGTCGCTGCATCTTTGGCCTATTAAAGGCCCTTTCATCACCCGCCCTAACCGCCAAACTTCAAGACATGgacctcttctccaagagaCTCACTCCCAAGATGGAGCTCAAGCAGCGAAGCCTCTTTGAGTGGCTCCGCATGTTTGTCGTCGCCCCCTGGTGGGATCGCATGTGGATCACGCAGGAAGTCGGCGTAGCTCGTGAGCTCGTCCTCAGCTACGGCAAGGTCACCATGTCCTTCAACATGCTCACGTCCGTAGTGGGGGCGAAACCACCAAACCTGGCTGCTGAGAACGCGAGGgtcgtcggcctcctcgtcacAAAGCTCAAGGCGATATCCGAGCTCCGCCGGCTGCAGAGGTACGAGTCCATCGCCGAGATGAGGGACCTGGACTACTTCCAGCGGTCACTTGGAAGTCCCCTTCTCTGGCTGTTACGGACGTTTCGACATAGGCACTCTTCTGAGCCGAGGGACAAGATCTATGCCCTGGCTCGGCTACTCACCAAGCTCGACATGGGGTCCAACTACAAACTCAGGACCGACTATAGCACTTCGGTGGCTACCCTTTTCTGCAGGGTCGCCGTCTTGATAATGCAGGAGACGGGCTTGTTCTGGATAACCTCTGCGGACTTGGTGGCCAAGTCGAGAGATAATCTTCCTTCGTGGGTTCCCAACTGGACAGACGGCTTCACGACTCCAGACACTGAGAACACGGCCTGGAAGATACGCCTATGCCACAACGTCTCCAACATCTCGTTCTCGGTCGAAGCTCCTCTCCCACCGGCGGTACCGATGGAACCGTCCAAGTACTATAGCAGCCTTGCAACAGACGCAGAAAGCTACTCGTGGAAAAGACACCAAGGCGGCGAGCAGAAATTCAACGAACCCTTTACCCCAGCCGTCGAGGCCGGTCAGAACGCCTTCATGCACAGCAAAcacttcttcctcgacaaAGACAACTCCGAGCCCCGGCGTATCTGGTACGAGCACCACGAGCCCGAGGTCCGCGACTtcaccaaggtcgagaaCTGCCTCAAGGTTCCCTCCCAGTTCTGTTCCACCGTCCGCCACGTCTCGGAGCCCATCGCCCCAGACCTGTCCAACCTGCaggccatcgtcaagggccTGCGTGTTGCCCACTACAAGATTTTCCCCGACGACTGGAAGAATGTCGAGTTGAGCCGTCTGGAGCAAATTGGCCGTGTGCTCTGCTTTGGAGCTGTGATCGATCAGCAGTCTGGTCACGCTCGTCGCCTCGAACGCTACGACGACCCAGACCTGGCCATTCTGGTCCAGCTCTTGACTCGAGCAGATGAAGACCTTCAAGATTCGGAAGGCTGGGAAGTGTGGTATCGCCAAAAGATGCTCCTCGAGTTGAGGAATCCCTGCTCCGTGTGTCAATCCGCGACACATCCCTGCTCAGAATGCACAAGACAATCAGAAGCCAACCCTATACCATCCCCAAAGGAGGCCCGGAAGGACTCCAACATCAGACAGCTGCGTCGAACAGCTAAGCAGACGGCCTCGGGTAACtgcatcatcatgaccagGGATGGTACCTTTGCCTTGGGGCCGCCTCAGTCTCAAGTCGGTGATAGAATATCCATACTGAGCGGTGGTCTCTGCCCCTATGTTTTGCGACGAGACACAAACCCACAACATCTGGGATATCTCGCCTTCCAGCTGATTGGAGATTGCTTCCTAGACAAGACACCGACATGGGATACTGAAAGGCTGGAAACCGTGGCCTTGGTCTAG